A window from Malania oleifera isolate guangnan ecotype guangnan chromosome 7, ASM2987363v1, whole genome shotgun sequence encodes these proteins:
- the LOC131160528 gene encoding pentatricopeptide repeat-containing protein At2g38420, mitochondrial, producing the protein MAFLSSSSKTGHSYLRKRRKWPLSPYKAKWHQIFSQQQAMYALKKAARSPQQNEEDGDDDYGNSGKPNLLSTLADSFSIYNCDPTPSAYHFVIKTLTKTSQFHQLPQILDRLEFVEKFETPERIFIDLIEIYGDAGRIQEAFDLFFRIPSFRCVPSVHSLNALLSILSGNGEFRGLVPHILLKSRLMNIRIEESTFRILIATLCRIRRHSFAIQLLGYMLSYGYSLDVRICSLILSSLCQLKDLSSAEAMRFLDQARAIGFIPGRVDYCNVIRSLVKKGRGTDASDVLNQMKIDGMKPDIVCYTMVLSGIIGEGEHLKAEELFDEILVLGLVPDIYTYNVFINGLCKQNNVQAAFKMLGSMEELGCKPNLITYNMLLEALCEVGELSWARNLVREMGLKGVRKNSHTYRILVGGLVSKGEIFEACAFLEEMLDKCWVPKSSMVDDIICGLCENHLACKAIDLLETVVGRNAVPGARAWESLLVDSTFQLASAETLLTNLINSMQTLPITLAEH; encoded by the coding sequence atGGCATTTTTATCGTCTTCCTCAAAGACCGGTCATAGTTAtctaaggaaaagaagaaaatggCCACTCTCTCCTTACAAAGCCAAATGGCACCAAATCTTTAGCCAACAACAAGCCATGTACGCTCTCAAGAAAGCTGCACGAAGTCCACAGCAAAATGAAGAAGACGGCGACGATGATTATGGAAATTCCGGCAAGCCCAATCTTCTCTCCACTCTCGCAGACTCCTTCAGCATCTACAACTGCGATCCCACCCCAAGCGCCTACCACTTTGTCATCAAAACCCTCACTAAAACCTCCCAGTTCCACCAGCTCCCTCAAATTCTTGATCGCCTCGAATTCGTCGAGAAATTCGAAACCCCAGAACGCATTTTCATCGACCTCATCGAAATCTATGGCGATGCTGGCAGAATTCAAGAAGCCTTTGATCTCTTCTTCAGAATCCCCAGCTTCAGGTGCGTCCCTTCCGTGCATTCTCTCAATGCTCTGCTGTCGATTCTCAGTGGAAACGGCGAATTTCGCGGACTTGTACCACATATCTTGTTGAAGAGTCGGCTTATGAACATTCGGATTGAGGAATCCACTTTTCGTATATTAATTGCCACTCTCTGTAGAATTAGAAGGCATAGTTTCGCAATTCAGTTATTAGGCTATATGTTAAGTTATGGGTACAGTTTAGATGTAAGAATTTGCTCTTTGATACTGTCATCGCTGTGTCAGCTCAAGGATTTATCTAGTGCAGAGGCTATGCGTTTCTTGGATCAAGCGAGGGCAATAGGGTTTATCCCTGGCAGGGTGGATTACTGCAATGTGATTAGGTCTTTGGTGAAGAAGGGGAGAGGTACGGATGCCTCGGATGTGTTGAATCAGATGAAAATAGATGGAATGAAGCCTGACATTGTTTGTTATACAATGGTTCTGAGTGGGATTATTGGAGAAGGGGAGCATCTGAAAGCAGAAGAGCTGTTCGATGAAATTCTTGTGTTGGGTTTGGTTCCTGATATTTACACCTACAATGTTTTTATTAATGGGCTTTGTAAGCAGAATAATGTGCAAGCAGCTTTTAAGATGCTTGGTTCAATGGAGGAGTTGGGGTGTAAACCTAATTTGATTACTTATAATATGTTATTAGAAGCATTGTGTGAAGTCGGGGAATTAAGTTGGGCAAGGAATCTAGTGAGGGAGATGGGGTTAAAGGGTGTACGGAAAAACTCACATACATATAGAATACTGGTTGGTGGTTTAGTCAGCAAAGGTGAAATTTTTGAAGCTTGTGCTTTTTTGGAGGAAATGTTGGATAAGTGTTGGGTTCCAAAGTCTTCCATGGTTGATGATATAATCTGTGGTTTGTGTGAAAATCATTTGGCTTGTAAAGCAATTGATTTGCTCGAAACAGTGGTTGGTAGAAATGCAGTTCCTGGGGCTAGGGCATGGGAATCACTCCTTGTTGACTCCACATTCCAACTGGCATCTGCAGAGACCTTGTTGACTAATTTGATAAACTCAATGCAAACTCTGCCAATTACATTGGCAGAACATTAA